Proteins encoded within one genomic window of uncultured Sphingopyxis sp.:
- a CDS encoding sugar phosphate isomerase/epimerase — protein MKGPAVFLAQFMGDAAPFDTLPSAARWMADAGYVGIQIPTWDSRCIDLAQAAESQDYCDELAGTCREAGVEITELSTHLQGQLVAVHPAYDAQFDAFAPVAVKGKPAERQQWAVEQLHLAARASRRLGLDAHATFSGALAWPYLYPWPQRPAGLVEEAFAELAKRWRPILDAFDEQGVDLAYEIHPGEDLHDGVTFERFLAGVGNHPRANILYDPSHYVLQALDYLAFIDIYHERIRMFHVKDAELNPTGRSGAYGGFQDWVDRPGRFRSLGDGQVDFGGIFSKLTQYGYSGWAVLEWECCLKHPEDGAREGAPFIAAHMIRKADKAFDDFAGGSDPALNRTMLGLD, from the coding sequence ATGAAGGGTCCGGCCGTCTTCCTCGCGCAGTTCATGGGCGACGCGGCTCCATTCGACACCTTGCCCTCGGCGGCGCGCTGGATGGCGGATGCCGGCTATGTCGGCATCCAGATTCCGACCTGGGACAGCCGCTGCATCGATCTCGCGCAGGCGGCCGAGAGTCAGGATTATTGCGACGAGCTCGCCGGCACCTGCCGCGAGGCGGGGGTCGAGATCACCGAATTGTCGACGCATCTGCAGGGCCAGCTCGTCGCGGTCCATCCCGCCTATGACGCCCAGTTCGACGCCTTCGCGCCCGTCGCGGTGAAGGGCAAGCCCGCCGAACGGCAGCAATGGGCGGTCGAACAGCTCCATCTCGCCGCTAGGGCGAGCCGGCGGCTCGGTCTTGATGCCCATGCGACTTTTTCGGGCGCGCTCGCTTGGCCCTATCTCTACCCATGGCCGCAGCGCCCCGCGGGTCTGGTCGAGGAGGCGTTCGCCGAACTCGCGAAACGCTGGCGGCCGATCCTCGACGCCTTCGACGAACAGGGCGTCGACCTCGCTTATGAGATCCATCCGGGCGAAGACCTTCACGACGGCGTGACCTTCGAACGCTTCCTCGCCGGCGTCGGCAATCATCCGCGCGCCAACATCCTCTACGATCCCAGCCATTATGTGCTGCAGGCGCTCGACTATCTCGCCTTCATCGATATTTATCACGAGCGGATCCGCATGTTCCACGTCAAGGACGCCGAACTCAATCCGACCGGGCGCTCGGGGGCCTATGGCGGCTTTCAGGACTGGGTCGATCGCCCCGGGCGCTTCCGCTCGCTGGGCGACGGACAGGTCGATTTCGGCGGGATTTTTTCGAAGCTCACGCAGTACGGCTATTCCGGCTGGGCGGTGCTCGAATGGGAATGCTGCCTGAAACATCCCGAGGACGGCGCGCGCGAAGGCGCGCCCTTCATCGCCGCGCACATGATCCGCAAGGCCGACAAGGCGTTCGACGATTTCGCGGGCGGCAGCGATCCGGCGCTCAACCGTACGATGCTGGGGCTCGACTGA
- a CDS encoding MFS transporter, producing the protein MTTTLHKGRLFWLGVLALFTAAASLAIRGAIASGLKAEWIDPVAPLQAGELVAAALGAAFLSFAITLFVASALLDQIGMKRCLAGAGLCFILGPLMIVTAGHVATGMTVYWLVWAGMLLSGIGWGLTEAAINPLTAQLYPEDTTHRLNVLHAWFPGGIIVGGLAGFFLSAALPWQGIMALVMIPAAATVIIAATTRFPPPLREQSGVSFGEMMGEVFRRPSFFIWFGAMFLTAASELAPGQWIDVALSNRVGMRGILLLVYVNALMFVFRHFAGRLANKISNPGLLWVSSLLAAIGLFMLSQAQSPVAAILASTVWGLGVCVMWPTMLASVAERYPRGGSWAMGLVGSAGALASFFVLPQLGAMFDRAKIEFAGGPEAFARLTGAAKLAVEDAAASLSFQRLAILPLVLLAVFGFIWLRERGKSRAALAGEAA; encoded by the coding sequence ATGACCACCACATTGCACAAGGGACGCTTGTTCTGGCTCGGCGTGCTCGCGCTGTTCACCGCCGCGGCGAGCCTCGCGATCCGCGGCGCGATCGCCAGCGGGCTCAAGGCCGAATGGATCGACCCGGTCGCGCCGCTGCAGGCGGGCGAGCTGGTCGCCGCCGCGCTCGGCGCCGCCTTCCTGAGCTTCGCGATCACTTTGTTCGTCGCGAGCGCGCTGCTCGACCAGATCGGCATGAAGCGGTGCCTGGCGGGCGCGGGGCTATGCTTCATCCTCGGCCCGTTGATGATCGTCACCGCGGGCCATGTCGCGACCGGCATGACCGTCTATTGGCTCGTGTGGGCGGGCATGCTGCTCAGCGGCATCGGCTGGGGGCTGACCGAAGCGGCGATCAATCCGCTGACCGCGCAGCTCTACCCCGAAGACACGACGCACCGGCTCAACGTGCTGCACGCCTGGTTCCCCGGCGGCATCATCGTCGGCGGGCTCGCCGGCTTCTTCCTTTCGGCCGCCCTGCCGTGGCAGGGCATCATGGCGCTGGTGATGATCCCCGCCGCCGCGACCGTGATCATCGCCGCAACGACACGCTTCCCACCGCCGCTGCGCGAGCAAAGCGGCGTCAGTTTCGGCGAGATGATGGGCGAAGTATTTCGCCGCCCGAGCTTCTTCATCTGGTTCGGCGCGATGTTCCTGACCGCGGCGTCCGAACTCGCGCCCGGTCAGTGGATCGACGTCGCGCTGTCGAACCGCGTCGGCATGCGCGGCATATTGCTGCTCGTCTATGTCAACGCGCTGATGTTCGTTTTCCGCCATTTCGCGGGGCGGCTCGCCAACAAAATCTCGAATCCCGGGCTGCTCTGGGTATCGAGCCTGCTCGCGGCGATCGGCCTGTTCATGCTCAGTCAGGCGCAGTCGCCGGTCGCGGCGATCCTCGCCTCGACCGTCTGGGGCCTCGGCGTCTGCGTGATGTGGCCGACGATGCTCGCCTCGGTCGCCGAACGCTATCCGCGCGGCGGATCGTGGGCGATGGGGCTCGTCGGATCGGCCGGCGCGCTCGCCAGCTTTTTCGTGCTACCGCAATTGGGCGCGATGTTCGACCGCGCCAAGATCGAGTTCGCCGGGGGGCCCGAAGCCTTCGCGCGGCTCACCGGCGCCGCCAAGCTCGCGGTCGAGGACGCCGCCGCGTCGCTCTCCTTCCAGCGGCTCGCGATCCTGCCCCTCGTGCTGCTCGCCGTGTTCGGCTTCATCTGGCTGCGCGAGCGCGGCAAGTCGCGCGCGGCGCTCGCGGGCGAGGCGGCGTGA
- the argJ gene encoding bifunctional glutamate N-acetyltransferase/amino-acid acetyltransferase ArgJ, whose amino-acid sequence MTTRSPLAPATFPVLPGIAGVTLRVARARYKQWDRCDLTFVELAPGTNVAGVFTRNVCCSSEVELGREQVKGGKGRALIVNAGNSNAFTGYRGREAVEQIMEQVAAHLGCDAKEVFVSSTGVIGVPLPKDKARAGVEAALTAQPCSWEAAAETIGTTDTFAKGSAASAIVGGTTVHVAGIVKGSGMIAPDMATMLGYIFTDAAVAPALLQDMLSEATGGSFNSITVDSDTSTSDTVLLFATGKAGNTMLTTRDDPGADALYAAIRQVALDLAHQVVRDGEGASKFIEVQVTGATSDDSAKRVALAIANSPLVKTAIAGEDANWGRVVMAVGKAGEPADRDRLAIRFGDHWVAKDGLPVDGYDEAPVTAHLKGQDIRVGADLGLGEGRATVWTCDLTHGYISINADYRS is encoded by the coding sequence ATGACCACCCGCTCCCCCCTCGCCCCCGCCACCTTCCCCGTCCTGCCCGGCATCGCCGGGGTCACCCTCCGCGTCGCGCGCGCGCGTTACAAGCAATGGGACCGCTGCGACCTCACCTTTGTCGAGCTCGCCCCCGGCACCAATGTCGCGGGCGTCTTCACGCGCAACGTCTGCTGCTCGTCCGAAGTCGAACTCGGCCGCGAGCAGGTGAAGGGCGGCAAGGGCCGCGCGCTGATCGTCAATGCGGGCAACAGCAACGCCTTCACCGGCTATCGCGGGCGCGAGGCGGTCGAGCAGATCATGGAGCAGGTCGCGGCTCATCTCGGCTGCGACGCGAAGGAGGTTTTCGTCAGCTCGACCGGCGTGATCGGCGTGCCGCTCCCCAAGGACAAGGCGCGCGCGGGGGTCGAGGCCGCGCTCACCGCGCAGCCTTGCTCGTGGGAAGCCGCCGCCGAAACGATCGGCACCACCGACACCTTCGCCAAGGGATCGGCCGCCAGCGCGATCGTCGGCGGCACGACCGTCCATGTCGCGGGCATCGTCAAGGGATCGGGCATGATCGCGCCCGACATGGCGACGATGCTCGGCTATATCTTCACCGACGCCGCGGTCGCACCGGCGCTGTTGCAGGACATGCTGAGCGAAGCGACCGGCGGCAGCTTCAACAGCATCACCGTCGACAGCGACACCTCGACCAGCGACACGGTGCTGCTGTTTGCGACAGGCAAAGCGGGCAACACCATGCTCACCACGCGCGACGATCCGGGCGCAGACGCGCTCTACGCCGCGATCCGGCAGGTCGCGCTCGACCTCGCGCATCAGGTCGTGCGCGACGGCGAAGGCGCGTCGAAATTCATCGAGGTGCAGGTGACCGGCGCGACCAGCGACGACAGCGCGAAACGCGTCGCGCTCGCCATCGCCAATTCGCCGCTCGTCAAGACCGCGATCGCGGGCGAGGATGCGAACTGGGGCCGCGTCGTGATGGCGGTGGGCAAGGCTGGCGAACCTGCCGACCGCGACCGGCTCGCGATCCGCTTCGGCGATCATTGGGTCGCGAAGGACGGGCTGCCGGTGGATGGTTACGACGAAGCGCCGGTCACGGCGCACCTTAAAGGCCAGGACATCCGCGTCGGCGCCGACCTCGGGCTCGGCGAAGGCCGCGCGACCGTCTGGACCTGCGACCTCACCCACGGCTACATCAGCATCAACGCCGACTACCGGAGCTGA
- a CDS encoding TIM barrel protein, with the protein MASSVAAAAATAATGATPSNAARFSLKYAPHEGSFKSRGDRLEQIAFAADQGFTAWEDNEAAGRSVADQSAMARALQQRGMTMGVFVASMPRWGDFRPQLGGNDDGDRERFLADIRASVDVAKRLNSKHMTIVPGFMDRKLPVEIQTGRVIDVLRRAAEIYEPHGLVMVMEPLNTLVNHPGVFMSTVPQGYAVARAVNSPAIKILADLYHEQIQAGNLINTLESCWDEIGYIQFGDNPGRNEPGSGEINYRNIVRWLRAKNFAGVIGMEHGNSVDGRAGEERLVAAYRAIDAA; encoded by the coding sequence TTGGCGAGCAGTGTCGCGGCCGCCGCAGCGACCGCGGCGACCGGCGCGACACCGTCAAACGCGGCGCGCTTTTCGCTGAAATACGCCCCTCACGAAGGCAGCTTCAAGAGCCGCGGCGACCGGCTCGAACAGATCGCCTTTGCCGCCGATCAGGGCTTTACCGCATGGGAGGATAATGAGGCCGCCGGCCGTTCGGTCGCCGACCAGAGCGCGATGGCGCGCGCGCTGCAGCAGCGCGGCATGACGATGGGCGTGTTCGTCGCGAGCATGCCGCGCTGGGGCGATTTCCGGCCGCAGCTCGGCGGTAACGACGATGGCGATCGCGAACGCTTCCTCGCCGATATCCGGGCTTCGGTCGACGTCGCCAAGCGGCTGAACTCGAAACATATGACGATCGTCCCCGGTTTCATGGACCGCAAGCTGCCGGTCGAGATCCAGACGGGGCGCGTGATCGACGTGCTGCGCCGCGCCGCCGAAATCTACGAACCGCACGGGCTCGTCATGGTGATGGAGCCGCTCAACACGCTGGTGAACCATCCCGGCGTCTTCATGTCGACCGTGCCGCAGGGCTATGCGGTCGCGCGCGCGGTGAATAGCCCGGCGATCAAGATACTCGCGGACCTCTATCACGAGCAGATTCAGGCGGGGAACCTCATCAATACGCTCGAGAGCTGCTGGGACGAGATCGGCTATATCCAGTTCGGCGACAACCCCGGCCGCAACGAGCCGGGAAGCGGCGAGATCAACTATCGCAACATCGTCCGTTGGCTGCGCGCGAAGAATTTCGCGGGCGTGATCGGGATGGAGCACGGCAATTCGGTCGACGGACGCGCGGGCGAGGAGCGGCTGGTCGCCGCCTATCGCGCGATCGACGCGGCATGA
- a CDS encoding aldehyde dehydrogenase family protein: MSTETHLKQHYIGGRWVDSKGGKLHDVINPATEEAASTVVLGTAADVDDAVAAAKEAFKSFSQTTREERLELLNRIVEEYKKRAPDLAKSMASEMGAPVSFAGTAQVGAGIGGFLGTIAALKDFSFTEKYAAGMIAYEPIGVVGMITPWNWPLNQIALKVAPALAAGNTMVLKPSEECPGNAVIFAEILDAAGVPPGVFNLVQGDGPTVGNAISAHPGIEMVSFTGSTRAGILVAKAAADTVKRVHQELGGKSPNIVLPDADFAAVLPPTVQGVLVNTGQSCIAPTRILVQKGREAEAVGVIKAMFDGTQVGDPQAEGGHIGPVVNKAQFDKIQGLIQSAIDEGATLETGGTGLPSNVNRGYYIKPTVFSGVTPNMRIAKEEVFGPVATIMAYDTLDQAVEIANDTEYGLSAVVSGDPAKAAEVAPKLRAGMVAVNAWGPGPGAAFGGYKASGNGREGGVFGLKDFMEVKSISGIPA, encoded by the coding sequence ATGAGCACCGAAACGCATCTCAAACAACATTATATCGGCGGCCGCTGGGTCGACTCGAAGGGCGGCAAGCTCCACGACGTGATCAACCCCGCGACCGAGGAAGCGGCCTCGACCGTCGTGCTCGGCACCGCCGCCGACGTCGACGACGCGGTCGCTGCCGCGAAGGAAGCGTTCAAGAGCTTCTCGCAGACCACCCGCGAGGAACGCCTCGAGCTGCTGAACCGCATCGTCGAGGAATATAAGAAGCGCGCACCCGATCTCGCGAAATCGATGGCGAGTGAAATGGGCGCCCCGGTCAGCTTCGCGGGCACGGCGCAGGTCGGCGCGGGCATCGGCGGCTTTCTTGGCACGATCGCCGCGCTCAAGGATTTCAGCTTCACCGAAAAATATGCCGCGGGCATGATCGCTTACGAACCGATCGGCGTCGTCGGCATGATCACGCCGTGGAACTGGCCGCTCAATCAGATCGCATTGAAGGTCGCCCCCGCGCTCGCCGCCGGCAATACGATGGTGTTGAAGCCATCGGAGGAATGCCCGGGCAACGCGGTGATCTTCGCCGAGATCCTCGACGCCGCGGGCGTGCCGCCGGGCGTCTTCAACCTAGTGCAGGGCGACGGCCCGACCGTCGGCAACGCGATCAGCGCGCATCCGGGCATCGAGATGGTGAGCTTCACCGGATCGACCCGCGCCGGCATCCTCGTCGCCAAGGCGGCGGCCGACACGGTCAAGCGCGTCCATCAGGAACTCGGCGGCAAGTCGCCGAACATCGTGCTGCCCGACGCCGATTTCGCCGCGGTGCTGCCGCCGACGGTGCAGGGCGTGCTCGTCAACACCGGGCAGAGCTGCATCGCGCCGACGCGCATCCTCGTCCAGAAGGGGCGCGAGGCCGAGGCCGTCGGCGTGATCAAGGCGATGTTCGACGGGACACAAGTGGGCGATCCGCAGGCCGAGGGCGGCCACATCGGCCCCGTCGTCAACAAGGCGCAGTTCGACAAGATCCAGGGTCTGATCCAGTCGGCGATCGACGAGGGCGCGACGCTGGAGACCGGCGGCACCGGCCTGCCCTCGAACGTCAACCGCGGCTATTATATCAAGCCCACCGTCTTCTCGGGCGTCACCCCCAACATGCGCATCGCGAAGGAAGAGGTGTTCGGCCCCGTCGCGACGATCATGGCCTATGATACGCTCGATCAGGCGGTCGAGATCGCCAACGACACCGAATATGGCCTGTCGGCGGTCGTCTCCGGCGACCCTGCCAAGGCCGCCGAAGTCGCGCCGAAGCTGCGCGCCGGCATGGTCGCGGTCAACGCCTGGGGTCCCGGTCCGGGCGCGGCCTTCGGCGGCTACAAGGCGTCGGGCAACGGCCGCGAAGGCGGGGTGTTCGGGCTGAAGGACTTCATGGAAGTGAAGTCGATCAGCGGTATACCGGCGTAA
- a CDS encoding DUF1080 domain-containing protein — MKRLAWAATIAAAVVAGAPAAAEEKPGFKDTPMLPGGKWHVHDSDRPHPVVVTPGTVPGAPPSDAIVLFDGQSLDAWQPQATPWTVKDGAATSVPRADGKGENALVSKQSFGDVQLHLEFASPNPPSKSSQDRGNSGIWFMQRYEVQILDGYQNPTYADGTVGAIYAWKPPLVNPSRKPGEWQSYDIVFERPRFGPDGKLLRPAYVTAFLNGVLVQNRQPWLGSTVWRKVATYETHGDAAPIQLQDHNSPVSFRNIWVRPLPEAAASHDFEGEVK, encoded by the coding sequence GTGAAGCGTTTGGCATGGGCTGCGACGATCGCGGCCGCCGTGGTAGCGGGCGCGCCCGCCGCCGCTGAGGAGAAGCCCGGGTTCAAGGACACGCCGATGCTGCCCGGCGGGAAGTGGCATGTACATGATTCGGACCGTCCGCATCCGGTGGTGGTGACTCCCGGCACGGTCCCCGGCGCCCCGCCCTCCGACGCGATCGTCCTGTTCGACGGCCAATCGCTCGACGCGTGGCAGCCGCAGGCGACGCCGTGGACCGTCAAGGACGGCGCGGCGACGTCGGTGCCGCGCGCCGACGGCAAGGGCGAGAATGCGCTGGTCAGCAAACAAAGCTTCGGAGACGTTCAGCTCCACCTCGAATTCGCCTCGCCCAATCCGCCGAGCAAGAGCTCGCAGGATCGCGGCAACAGCGGCATCTGGTTCATGCAGCGGTACGAGGTGCAGATCCTCGACGGCTATCAGAACCCGACCTATGCCGACGGCACCGTCGGCGCGATCTATGCCTGGAAGCCGCCGCTGGTGAACCCGTCGCGGAAGCCCGGCGAGTGGCAGAGCTACGACATCGTCTTCGAGCGCCCGCGCTTCGGACCGGACGGCAAGCTGCTGCGCCCCGCCTATGTCACCGCCTTCCTCAACGGCGTGCTCGTGCAGAACCGCCAGCCGTGGCTTGGCAGCACGGTGTGGCGCAAGGTCGCCACATATGAGACGCATGGCGATGCCGCGCCGATCCAGCTTCAGGATCACAATAGCCCGGTCTCGTTCCGCAACATCTGGGTGCGCCCGCTGCCCGAGGCGGCGGCGAGCCATGATTTCGAAGGCGAAGTGAAATGA
- a CDS encoding c-type cytochrome — MKFLFALPLAGAIFSALTLAPFPAAHAGPTGPGAQAFAACKACHTLEAGGKSVMGPNLNGLMGRQAGSVAGFNYSPALKASKIRWDEKSLDEYLAAPTRKVPGTRMVVKVADPARRAALIAYLKAETK; from the coding sequence ATGAAATTTCTGTTCGCCCTGCCGCTGGCGGGCGCCATATTTTCTGCATTGACGCTTGCGCCGTTTCCCGCGGCCCATGCCGGCCCGACAGGCCCCGGCGCGCAGGCGTTCGCCGCGTGCAAGGCCTGTCATACGCTCGAAGCGGGCGGCAAAAGCGTGATGGGGCCCAATTTGAACGGCCTGATGGGCCGGCAGGCGGGCTCGGTCGCCGGGTTCAACTACAGCCCGGCGCTCAAGGCCTCGAAAATTCGCTGGGACGAAAAGTCGCTCGACGAATATCTTGCCGCGCCGACCAGGAAAGTACCCGGCACGCGCATGGTCGTCAAAGTGGCCGATCCCGCGCGCCGTGCGGCGCTGATCGCCTATCTCAAGGCCGAAACCAAGTGA
- a CDS encoding gluconate 2-dehydrogenase subunit 3 family protein, which translates to MIIDRRDALAGMAAMFGASLFAPIARAAAMQVTPISSGPPSSPVFTAPQRALMTALSERVMPTTDTPGAIAAGVPEYIEKLLADWASTDDRKPILAGLDTIEARSRADYKVAADKATPAQQDALLTLAMEDKLPGGADFFDKFRQLVLTGYFTSEVGITQEREYLPVPGRYDGAYPYSEIRKVFSS; encoded by the coding sequence ATGATCATCGACCGCAGAGACGCGCTCGCGGGCATGGCCGCGATGTTCGGCGCCAGCCTATTCGCACCGATCGCCCGCGCGGCGGCGATGCAGGTGACGCCGATCAGCAGCGGCCCACCCTCCTCGCCCGTGTTCACCGCGCCGCAGCGCGCGCTGATGACCGCGCTCAGCGAGCGCGTGATGCCGACGACCGACACCCCCGGCGCCATCGCGGCGGGCGTTCCCGAATATATCGAGAAGCTGCTCGCCGATTGGGCCAGCACCGACGACCGCAAGCCGATCCTCGCCGGGCTCGACACGATCGAGGCGCGCAGCCGGGCGGACTATAAGGTCGCCGCCGACAAGGCGACGCCCGCCCAGCAGGACGCGCTGCTGACGCTGGCGATGGAGGACAAGCTCCCCGGCGGCGCCGACTTTTTCGACAAGTTCCGCCAGCTCGTGCTCACCGGCTATTTCACCTCGGAAGTCGGCATCACGCAGGAACGCGAATATCTGCCCGTCCCCGGGCGCTACGACGGCGCCTATCCCTATTCCGAGATCAGGAAGGTGTTTTCGTCATGA
- a CDS encoding Gfo/Idh/MocA family oxidoreductase, with product MNGRSKIRYGMVGGGEGAFIGAVHRMAAALDSEYELVCGAFSADADRNRRSAEALGLDPGRGYATFATLLAAEAALPADERMEVLAIVTPNHLHAPMAIAALDAGFHVLSEKPMALNLAEARAIDAAVGRSGKLYGLAFTYSGYPLIEEARLRVARGDFGRIRLVQAEYSQGWLSRPIDRDGNKQAEWRTDPARAGLGGCLGDIGTHAFQLAEHVSGLAVEALSADLTTHVAGRRLDDDVSALLRFEGGARGVLKASQVAAGDENGLRLRIHGEKGGLEWSQMEPNSLTLRWLDRPTEVIRAGGPGLDPSAMARLRTPAGHPEGYIEAFANLYRSFGRALRAGAATPPPRGAADWFPSIADGLRTMAFVEAVVANASGDAKWTALAD from the coding sequence ATGAACGGTCGGTCGAAAATTCGCTATGGCATGGTCGGCGGCGGCGAGGGCGCCTTCATCGGTGCGGTGCATCGTATGGCCGCCGCGCTCGATAGCGAATATGAATTGGTATGCGGTGCGTTCAGCGCCGACGCCGACCGCAACCGGCGGAGCGCCGAGGCGCTCGGGCTCGATCCCGGCCGCGGCTATGCGACCTTCGCCACATTGCTTGCCGCGGAAGCCGCGCTGCCCGCGGACGAGCGGATGGAAGTGCTCGCGATCGTCACCCCGAACCATCTCCACGCCCCGATGGCGATCGCGGCACTCGATGCGGGTTTTCACGTTCTGTCTGAAAAGCCGATGGCGCTGAACCTCGCCGAGGCGCGGGCGATCGATGCGGCGGTCGGGCGCAGCGGCAAGCTCTACGGCCTTGCCTTCACCTATAGCGGCTATCCGCTGATCGAAGAAGCGCGTCTGCGCGTCGCGCGCGGCGATTTCGGCCGGATCCGGCTCGTACAGGCCGAATATTCGCAAGGCTGGCTAAGCCGGCCTATCGACCGCGACGGCAACAAGCAGGCCGAATGGCGCACCGATCCCGCGCGCGCCGGGCTCGGTGGTTGCCTCGGCGACATCGGGACGCACGCCTTCCAGCTTGCCGAGCATGTCTCGGGGCTGGCGGTCGAAGCACTCAGCGCCGACCTGACCACGCATGTTGCAGGCCGCCGCCTCGACGACGATGTGAGCGCGCTGCTGCGCTTCGAAGGCGGCGCGCGCGGGGTGCTCAAGGCGAGCCAGGTCGCCGCGGGCGACGAGAATGGTCTGCGCCTGCGCATCCATGGCGAGAAAGGCGGCCTTGAATGGTCGCAGATGGAGCCGAACAGCCTGACCTTGCGCTGGCTCGATCGCCCGACCGAGGTGATCCGTGCCGGCGGGCCGGGACTCGATCCCTCGGCGATGGCGCGGCTGCGCACCCCGGCGGGACACCCCGAGGGCTATATCGAGGCGTTCGCGAATCTCTATCGCAGCTTCGGCCGCGCCTTGCGCGCCGGTGCCGCGACCCCGCCGCCGCGCGGCGCGGCCGACTGGTTTCCCAGCATCGCCGACGGGTTGCGGACGATGGCCTTCGTCGAAGCGGTGGTCGCGAATGCGTCAGGCGATGCGAAGTGGACCGCGCTCGCGGACTGA
- a CDS encoding sugar phosphate isomerase/epimerase, which yields MTIGRRQWMAGGAALAAALTGGPLMAKSLKSKPIGIQLYTVRELFAKDPMGTLEQVAAIGYREVEYGGGGYDAMDHAALRKTMDRLGLTSPSIHVGYEALASDFDGAVAMTKALGADTLIVPYMGEAHRNAEGWKAAVADFNRYAERLKKAGLGFAYHNHDFEFTLKPGGTSLFDTLVADADPALVGLELDLFWAVAAGEDPKAIIRRLPGRIYAYHVKDRTADGKMTSVGKGVIDFADIFTLNAVADVEHFYVENDQSPAPYLPDITASFSALSRLRA from the coding sequence ATGACGATCGGCAGACGGCAATGGATGGCGGGCGGCGCGGCGCTCGCGGCGGCGCTGACGGGGGGACCGCTGATGGCAAAGAGCCTCAAATCAAAGCCCATCGGCATTCAGCTCTACACCGTGCGTGAACTCTTCGCGAAGGACCCGATGGGGACGCTCGAGCAGGTCGCGGCGATCGGCTATCGCGAGGTCGAATATGGCGGCGGCGGCTATGACGCGATGGACCACGCCGCGCTCCGCAAGACGATGGACCGGCTCGGCCTGACGTCGCCCTCGATCCACGTCGGCTACGAGGCGCTCGCCAGCGATTTCGACGGCGCGGTCGCGATGACCAAGGCGCTCGGCGCCGACACGCTGATCGTCCCCTATATGGGCGAAGCGCATCGCAACGCCGAAGGCTGGAAAGCGGCGGTCGCCGATTTCAACCGCTATGCCGAGCGGCTCAAAAAAGCGGGGCTGGGCTTCGCCTATCACAATCATGATTTCGAGTTCACGCTGAAGCCGGGCGGCACCAGCCTGTTCGACACGCTGGTCGCCGACGCCGATCCGGCGCTCGTCGGACTCGAACTCGACCTGTTCTGGGCGGTCGCCGCGGGCGAGGATCCCAAGGCGATCATCCGGCGCCTGCCCGGACGCATCTATGCCTATCATGTCAAGGACCGCACCGCCGACGGCAAGATGACCAGCGTCGGCAAGGGCGTGATCGATTTCGCCGACATCTTCACGCTCAACGCGGTCGCCGACGTCGAGCATTTCTATGTCGAGAACGACCAGTCGCCCGCGCCCTATCTGCCCGACATCACCGCCAGCTTCAGCGCGCTCAGCCGCCTTCGCGCCTAA